AAAAAGTCTCAATAAAAAGGATGAAAAACTATGAGTAATACCAGTGATTTAGAGATGAACTCACAGGGAACCATTCTAAAAAAAAAGATTACCTAGAAAAATCCTTGCGGGATCAATAACAATTATTATAATGGCTTTATTGGTCTTTTTTCTTGTTATTTTCACTGCTGAATTGGATGATTCAGTCCCAGGTGAAAAGGAAATTTCATTTACTCTCTTTTTATATACAGCATTTTTTTATGTAGTTTATCTTTATGGAGTTTCTGTATCAATTATCAGTGATTTGATTTCAAAATTTTTAACTTCAGAAGTAGGAAAAGGAGAATTTTACTTTTCTTTTCTACTTCATTTGTTTTTCGGTTCATTATTTTGGCCATTATTAAGTTGGAGTAGCTTGTTTCCAGCAATATGTTTTTTTTCTAATAGATCAATTTTTCTATAGGAAAAACATTCATAGCTGGCCAATAGATCTTTTATTTTTCTTTTCCCTTTCAATTATTACAATTGTTTGCTATTTTATTGATATTAATTTTTTTGACTTGTTTTTTTATTAACAAACTCAGTTTTTTTACCTAAATTCTATGGTCATATGAGTGAGCTTAATATCTGATTACGGTCAAGGTATTTACCAGCTATTAAAAAGTCCTACAGATTGCTGTCTTAACTGTAGAACTTTCATTGTAGTTATCTAGTTAATTAGCTGTTTTATTAATATACTCTTCCGTTATTTCCTTAGAACTTCTGTCGTCATTATTGTCAGATCAAATATCCTGGCTGCCATTATGGCAGCCTTATTTATTTTTTTAAAAAAGAACGCTATTAGCGTCTAATTTCGGTGGCCTAAATCACCTTAAGGAAATTACAATTGAAAATCCCAATATCTTAATTTTTAATGAGAAAATGGGATTTTTTCATTACTCGGAAAAGCTCTTTTTTCTAGAATAGCCTTGTTTAGTGAAACATCAGGATTGTGATAACCACCTATAGAAAGGGTTATAGCTTATAATCAGCTGGTATATCCCTCTCCCTAATAAAGTGTAGGTCTCCTTTGGTTCTAGTGCAGGCTACATAAAATTTACTCTTTGTTATTGCTGCTAAATCTATTAACTTATTCTTCTCGAATAACTTATAGGTTGTTTCATTCAACACCACACATACATGTTCATAAGAACTTCCTTTAGAGTTCCCCCAATTTTCACTATTTACTTTAAAACGTTTTGCATTTTGATAGAAAAGTTTTTTTATTCTTTTATTCTCCAGAATATTAATCATCTCTACCTGATCCGATGTTAAGCCTATTTCAGAATGGCTGGCATTTGCTGACTCAATACTTATGCCTACTTTATCCTTGACGAAATTACAAACAGTTGGTGTACATCTATGACTATAAACCAATGTAGTACCATCGAAATGAAAACCCGACTCTTGAATTTTACGCTGATATAAATTTAAGTTGCTATATAAGTTACTTAAATGATTGCCTCGTCTACTAGAAGAGAATGTAGCTTGAAAAAAATCACCAACCAATGTGACTGGAATTTGTAAATTCGCTAAAGACAACATCCATAAAAAGTCATCCGAACCCAAATCTTGCATTTCGTCAATATAAACTTCATCAAAATAAGTATCCATTCTTTTTTTAAAATCAGGGAGATACTCAAGGATATATTTAGCCACTTTATTTGAGTAAATCATTTTCTTATCCTTGGTAAATGGATTTCGGTCTCTAAAGTGAGGGTTCTCAAAACATATGTCTCTTACTGTGTATGGACATAGGGGTTTAACAATAAATTTTAATAAGAACTCAAAATATCCAAATATAAAGATATTGTTTGGTATATGTCCGAATTTCCCAATTACTTTTCTTTTCAAATTTTCTTGGTTAGCTGTCGTATATGTAATGATTAGAATCCGCTTATTGTCGTCATTCGATAACTGATTAATAATGAACGATGTTTTTCCTGATCCAGCTACAGCGTTAAGTACTTTTTTGTTTTTTAATTCACTATCCATTTTATCGCATCCTCAATATATATAGGGATTGAAAATTTATCAATATTGGTGTCTGGATTATCGTTGGTAAACAAGCTTAATAGTCGAAATGCTGATTCCGCTTTATTTTTTAACATATAACTTAGAACACCTTTGGTCATATTAGCATTTGCCAAATGCTCCTCAATAAAGGAGCGATTGCTATCATATAAATTGACCTCAAAAGTATATAAGTTATTATCTTCCTCTGCAAAAATTTTTATTTTTTCTGTTTCATAACCAGAATAACTTTTATGAATATTTTTCTTATAATCACAATCATTATCCGTAATAACAGCTACTTTTTTGTTCAATATTTTAGCTAATTCTAAATATCTTTTAAATGTCTTTCCTCCACATGATAATATAGTCACCGAATCGTTATAAGGTTCTTTTCCATGTATCCTTTTATAAAATTCATTAAGAAGAATATATTCGGCATCACCCTCTACTAAGAGCGCCCGATCTGAAAGGATAAAATTAAGGACATTATTGTGCGGAGCTTTTTCAAAAAACTTTGCTGTTTCTAATGTTAAATTGTCTAGCTTAGTAATACCCGATTCACTAAAAAACACAGCATTCTTCAGATCCAACCTAGAAGCAATCATATTGCTATGAGTTGCAATGAAAGTTTGTTTTTCATCCTCTACAGCTATTATCCTATCAATTAATTTATGCATATTAAGATAACTTAGATGGTTTTCTGGTTCTTCAATTATTATTACATTTGTATCTTCGTTAGAGTTAGCAAGCATAAAATCGGTATTAATAAAAGTCTTTTCACCTTGGCCTAAATTTTCTATAAATATCCCTGATTTTTCTACTGAAATATTGTCTTGAAAACTGTTTTCTGATTGTGTATTTAGTTTGATTTTTAAGTTATCTGAGCTCTCTAAAATAGATTCTTTATAAAGATTATTTGAGAATTGATCGGTTAAATCTCTGTATTCATTGTTGATTTTATATCTCAAGGATCGGTCTGTCTTACTTTCATATATACGATTTATAAATTCCTTCATAGCATGTTTTGAATTTATTTTAGTGTTATCCATATATGAATATCTAATAAAACTTGGATATTTACGGAAACTACTGTACGAACGATCAGAAAAGGTATTAAATTCTACATTATAATATTCAAACGGAAATATTTTTGTTTTTTGAAGAGAATCTGTTATTAGCTCTGAAAGGTCATCATTGGGACAAATCCTCATTTTCAAACCATTCTTCTCAGTACCTGTAGAGTTTTTATTTCCATTTATTTCATGATTAATCTCATCATTAGTAATGAATAATTCAACCTCAACTATTGGTAAATCACTATACTTTTTATCACCTTTCATAAATTCTTCAATAACTTCAACGTTAAAAAGAGTATGTACACCCAATTTCTCTATAAATGAATAACTCCCACTTAAAACGCAAGATATGGCCATTAATATTGACGACTTCCCAACACCATTTTCCCCAATTAACATATTCCTACCACTATTAAAAGAAATAATAGTATCTTTAAACCTTTTAAAATTAGTTAATTTTATTTCTTCAATCATACAAATCCCCCTTCACAATACTCAGGTGTTTAATTATCTTTATAACTCTCCACTCTTTCTCTATCCATCACTTTATTTAAATTATTTCAAATAAACTACTTTTGAGCAATCCCCTCATTCAACAATTTGGCCCTTCTCTGGAATATAGAGCAAGTAACGACTATTTGTTCCCTTGTATTAGCTTCCTATATAATGAACCTCTAGACACATTTGTTTCGGCTAATAGCATTGACGGATATTCTCTTCTTTAAATGTGTTCAGAAAACCGCATCAAATCACTTTCAGTAATTCACCAAATATCATTAACGTTGCATAAAACTTCACAATAAAAATCAAGCAGCTTTTGATTCGCAAATACTATTAATAACTGAATTTTCCGTCTTTTTAAAATTAAAAAAAGATAACCTCTGCATCAAGTAGCCTTTATCCATATTTTTAAATAATTATACTTTTATTATGAAAAATGCACAAAAAGAGGTTCGCCTGTTGGCTCGTCTAAAAAGTCCACCTCCCCTCTAAGTACTTGTTGCTCGAGCATCCTGTATTCTACTTCCCAATTTTGCTTCCTTCGTCCTATGGAGGTTCTGGTTTTTTCTTTGAACAGCGCTTTAACAAATGTATGAAACGGCTGATATAATAAGGTTTCCAGTCTTCTCTTAAAGGTTAGTAGCGAACCGTCATCATTTAAGGAAAGCTTCAGTAATACCTCTAGGCAATACGTAATAAGAGCGATCCAAATTTGATTATAAACGGCGTTTGGACTCTTTCCATAAAAAGAGGTGATGTTAAGATGTTGCTTCATCCATTTGAAAAAGTTTCGATTTTCCAACGATATCGATAAAGGTCACCGATTTCTTTTGCGGTTAAGTCAAAACAACTTGTAATGAGGATAACTTCATTACCTTCACGATCCTTTGTTTTGATTAAACGAACCGTGTGCATCATCTTTGTCCCTGTTTGTTCACCGCCAAGATACACTTCAGCGTCTTGAAAAATGAGATTTTCGGGATCCGGCACTTGTTCATTTAAATACTCGATTTTGGCGTTCTTCTTTAACCTTGTAATAAATCGAATGTCTTTAAAACAATAGTGATCAAGCTGTTTATAATCCATATACCCACGATCAAAAAGATAAAGGCAATCAGGGTCTAATTCCACTAACGAATCCATCTTAGAACGATCAGAATGGTTCGCAGGAGATAACACGACCTCATCTGGAATGGTCATTTCTTTTGTCACAACGACTTTAAGATGCAGCTTAATACCGGCTTTTGTTTTTCGAAACGTGGCCCATGGATACTGAGATAGAGACATGGTCATCGTAGAAGAATCGATCACATGTAAACGACTGATCTCTCGAATAATAGGCTTGTTTTTTAATCGAGAGTGAATTTTCATCAAAAGGTGGCGAAAAACCTTTTCAAAAACAGAAGAAGGAATGGCTTTAAGCCTTCTGGATAATTGAGAAGTACTAATGGAATCAAGTTTGATCATTTCCTGCAGTTGTTTCTCGTCTTCTAAATAAAGAGAAACATGGGTTAAACTTTCAATCTCTCGAATATGAGCAACAATGGAAATCTGAAATAAACAGTAGGTCGTCAGTTTCTTTATGTACTTATCTAAATTGTGAACGTTGGTTATTTTTTTAAACGTATCTTCATCTAAAAATTCTAGTAGTTTATTTAAAGTAGGATGTGTGCTACAATTGTCCATGCTTGTTTCCTTTATAGTTTGGATTTGGACATGTGCTACTTGTTCTCCAAATTATAAAGGATTTTTTTATACCTAAAAAGACTTGTATTTTCCATAATTTCAATAATATTTAAGTTTTTTCTTTCAATAAAGGTATTGACATTTTGAAAAATAGTTAATGCAAAGCTAATGACCAAATATCCTTTTTGCTTATTATTTTCTAATATTGCAATAAGATGAATGGTATAGATATAATCTAAGATCATTTTTTCTTCTTCTGATGTAATAGTTGTTCTCAATTTCATTCCTCAATTCTAATGTGTAAATTATTTTCCTAGTTCCCTTTTAATCTTGTATATCGTATTACGAGCAACCCCCGTTTGTCGGCTAATATCCATAACGGACGTTCTTTTCCTTAATTCACTGATAATCCTGTCATACATTACTTTGTTCCTTCCAGTGGCATTCTCATGATACTGGACTTGACCGCCTTTGTACTTTCCTTTCCTTTTAGCAATTTTGATACCTTCTTTTTGAGCAGTCTTAATTCTCAAACGTTCTTCTTCCACAAGCCAAGACATGACTGAAAGGAAAATCTCACTTACTAACTTGCCTACACCCTCCATGTCTTTGTATTGAGCAGTATTCAAGACTGGCAGGTTAAGGACAACAATATCAATGTTATCCTCAATCAAACCTTCCCACTCTTTGATGATCTCTTGTTTGTTACGTCCAAATCGGCTTAGATCGTGAACAACAAGTGTGTCTCCAAACCTTAATTGCTTTCTCATTTTTCTATATTCAGGACGTTCAAAATTTTTACCACTTATCTTTTCTCGAACAATATGTTCACAACCATGTTTTTTCAAGTCCTCAATTTGCCGATCTAAATTTTGTGATTGACTGCTAACTCTTGCGTATCCAATAATCATCTTTTGCACCTCATTAACATTCTTCGTGTTGATATGGATCATTTAAAGGAAATTAGATTTTTTCTTAATGGGAATAGGTAATTAACTTAGTCTATTTATTCTTTTAAATCCCATTATGAATAAACAACCCTATTTGAACAAATTGGTAAAATATATGAAGTGTCTATAAATCTATGTATAATCAGCCTTCAGGGACTCATTTCTATATTATACCATAATGTTTAATTAGAGTAGAGTCTGTTTGAACAATCAATTCAATAATAACCACCTTTTATAAAAGGTGGTTATTTCAATACTATTACCCTATTACTTGGGCTATCAAATTTCTTATTAAACTAACTCTTATTTAAACTGAACCCGAAATCTAAATAGTTTTCATACGATATTCCCAAACACCAATCACCTTCTAAAGGTATGAAATAATGATGCTGGGGAATATCTAAAAAGAAGACTAATATCTTTTCTATATCCTTTATCTCGAATTGATACCCAAACTCTGTAAGGCTATCGCCTATATACATTACTGGAATGTTATTATTCAAATATTTTTCTTTTAACTCAGCAATAAATAGTCTAGCATCACTTAGTAAAGATTTATTATTCGACTCTTTACAATAGTGTTTATCAGTTTTAAACCAATCTATTTGTGAACCACTAAATTCAAAATTTTGTTCTATTAAATTAATAAAGCTTTCAGGGTCTTCTATTTTTTTAAAGCACTTTTTTAAATCACTTTGTAATAAATCCTTGATTAGTTCATCATCATAAATACTCATATAAATGATCCCCCTTATCAAAAACGATTTTGTATTTTTTTAACGGTTTTCTCAGATGCATCATATTCATAATGAGGACCTTTTTCTTTTCCAGCCCAAACATTAATATGAGCTCCACTTCTAGTGTCATGCTCAATTCTAAAACCTACTTTACCATCCTTTGTTTGCCTACCAATGGGTTTATTCTTAGTATACCCAAATTTCCCTAGAGTTTGTTTTTCGGATTTAAAACCTTTTCGTCCTAACCAAGACAGTGCTGCATTTCGAGCTTGCTCATATGATTTACCTTTACCCATACCCTTAGCAGCAAACTTTAACCCCTTCGCTGCACCTGTCGCATATTTTGCACCTGGTATCATGCCCGTCGCACTTATGGCGGCGTTCTTATAATCGCCTTCAAATGCATAAAGGGCGGCATCGACTCCTGATGCAATCTGTCCTAAACCTGGGGCATATCCTACAACATCCAGTGCTTGATGGGCTACGTTACTTACTTTGTTCCAGAAGCTCTTCCCACTTGACTTTTTGGTCGTTGGTTTAGTCGCATCATTTTTCTTCGGACCATTTGATCCACCCTTGTTTTTTCCATTATCATTACTAGGCGGCGTTGGTTTATTAGGTGGGATAACCTTACTCCCTCTTGTTAAGATCTTACTCCCATCTGGGGAAGCATGATAATGACCAGTTGGATCCACAAAATTCACAGGATTATTTGTTGTATACGTATAGAGATGCTGCGTCCATGGATCAAATGGTGATCCTTTATACGTATCTTGAGAGATAAAACGCCCTGTGTCTGAGCTATAATATCTCGCGTTCATATAATGAAGTCCGGTAGACGCATCGTGAACGGCTCCTGTAAACTTCACATCGTTCTTAAACGTTTTATCGCCAACTTCTTTTGGATTCCCAAAATCATCGTATTCGTATCCCTTAACGCGTTTCGCTTCTGAATCAATAATGTTTGTGACACTGCCTCGCAGGTCATACTGATAGAAGAAATAGTTGTTTTCATAGACTCCATCAAAACGCTTCGATGCCGCAATCAAACCTGCTCGGTTTAAAATGTTCTCGGTCACCTTTTGATTATCTTGATCGGCTGAATACAAAAGAGATTCATCATAATAGTAATACTTCTCGATCAATCCATCCACATCACGACGAATCCGCTGTCCATCACCATTATAGAAACTCTTCGTCACAGAAGTGGCTTTTCCTGGCGTTTTGGTTTCCACTTTGGTGAGCTCATTGGCTAAGTTATAGGTGTATGTCGTTTGAACATCTTTCCAAGACCCATCAACCTCTTTTTTTATCGTCTCTACTTTCTGATTTCCTCGTTTATCATACTCATACGACGCATGCGCTTTTCCATTTTTCGTTGTGGTCTTTAATTGATTGAACTGATTATACGCATAGACATAAGAGTCGCTTCCTTCTTTCATCGTCTTTCGGTTTCCGACTCCATCATACGTATAACTGGTTGTTTTTTGTCAAAATAGTAATTATAACTATAAAACAAATCGAATAATATATGGCATTTTCCCATAAACCAATTAAACCCTCAAAAGAGAATTAAACTATAAATTCTCTTCCAAGGGTTATCCATATTTTACTTTAATCCTACTCTTACTTCTCCATCATGAAATATCTCAATAACATACCCTGTAGACGGTGAAAATATCCATGTGTCAAAACTTACAGCAGTGACATCATCTATAACATCAAATACCTTGTTTAAATCAGCTTGAATTATTGGTAATATCTCTTCATCCCAAATTACATATATAACATTATTGTATTCATTAATGTTTTGGTTTATAAAAGAAACTATTTCATCAAATGTATTTACTTCAACATGTTTTAAAACTTTATTCCATTGAATACGTCCCCACTCTGTAAATGGGAAAGACCTCTCAAAATCCCTTAGTAAGAGCTCCCTATCTCTCTCAAGTAATATGTCAACATCCTCACCTAGCGCTTCAATACACTCATCAAATAAACTCATTCAAACTCTCCTTATCTATTCAAATGTTTTAATAAAGATTTATAGGTACTTTCGTTACCTTCAAATGGAATTGCTATTTTTTGAGCATTTGACCCTTTTCCATTACGAAAATCTTCAACTCGCAGCAAACCTTAAACCTTTCGCTGCACCTGTCGCATATTTTGCACCTGGTATCATACCCGTTGCACTTATGGCGGCGTTCTTATAATCACCTTCAAATGCATAAAGGGCCGGCATCCACTCCTGATGCAATCTGTCCCAAACCTGGCGCATATCCCGCAACATCCAGTGCTTTATGGGTTACGTTACTTACTTTGTTCCAGAAACTTTTGCTCTTAGATTTTTCTGTCGTTGGTTTGGTTCCAGTGTTATTGGGTTTATCTTTTTCTTTATTAACATTTCCTGAATTCGGATTCTTCGGATCATCATAACCATCTACAAAAATATAGCTATTGGTTTGTGAAAAATGTCTTAAATCCCTTTCTATCACCATTTAAATTAATATCGGCTGTTAAAAATGATTAAATTTTTTTGTAAACGATCAAACTTTATTACAAATGATCGATTTTATTATAAATTCACAAATATGACAATAACATATTTAGTAGTAAGCGCTCTATGCAAGTTTAGAGCAAGTTTTTGGAGTATCGGAAACAACTAAACTAAAAATCCCCTTGGAGGTATAGAAATGAAGGTAAAGCGAATTGTTGCAAATATTGAAACACAGGACATTTCCAAAGCAAAACACTTTTACGAGAAAATACTAGGACTTCATCAATTAATGGAACTTGGATTTATTGCAACCTATGGGTCTAATGAGAAAATGGCCACTCAAATCAGTTTTTCATCTGAGGGAGGGTCTGGCACACCAGTACCTGATTTGTCAATTGAAGTTGATGACCTCGATGATGTACTCACTCGCATAAAAGATGTTGGAGTTCCAATTGAATATGGACCAACTATAGAGCCATGGGGGGTTCGGCGTTTTTATGTTAGGGATCCGTTCGGGAAACTCCTCAATATTTTAACTCATCTATAAATGAATCAGGCAGAGTTAAGGGCATACCCAATTGAATGCTGCTGATAACTACTATGTTTGTAATTCCTGAGTAGGGAACGTTAGTTTAAAATCTACTTTAATATTTGGAAATCAAGTTTTTCACAATCTCGGGGCTTACTTTTAATAAGAAAGATGTATCGTTTTAAAGAAAGTTATACCGTTTTAGCCTTCTTTTCATAAAAAAACCTCCTCTATATCTAATGTTGTAAGGAGATTATCTCACGGGTTAAACGTAAATAGTATGTAGAGATTAACTTGACGCTTAC
This portion of the Bacillus carboniphilus genome encodes:
- a CDS encoding VOC family protein, yielding MKVKRIVANIETQDISKAKHFYEKILGLHQLMELGFIATYGSNEKMATQISFSSEGGSGTPVPDLSIEVDDLDDVLTRIKDVGVPIEYGPTIEPWGVRRFYVRDPFGKLLNILTHL
- a CDS encoding IS4 family transposase; the encoded protein is MDNCSTHPTLNKLLEFLDEDTFKKITNVHNLDKYIKKLTTYCLFQISIVAHIREIESLTHVSLYLEDEKQLQEMIKLDSISTSQLSRRLKAIPSSVFEKVFRHLLMKIHSRLKNKPIIREISRLHVIDSSTMTMSLSQYPWATFRKTKAGIKLHLKVVVTKEMTIPDEVVLSPANHSDRSKMDSLVELDPDCLYLFDRGYMDYKQLDHYCFKDIRFITRLKKNAKIEYLNEQVPDPENLIFQDAEVYLGGEQTGTKMMHTVRLIKTKDREGNEVILITSCFDLTAKEIGDLYRYRWKIETFSNG
- a CDS encoding recombinase family protein; translation: MIIGYARVSSQSQNLDRQIEDLKKHGCEHIVREKISGKNFERPEYRKMRKQLRFGDTLVVHDLSRFGRNKQEIIKEWEGLIEDNIDIVVLNLPVLNTAQYKDMEGVGKLVSEIFLSVMSWLVEEERLRIKTAQKEGIKIAKRKGKYKGGQVQYHENATGRNKVMYDRIISELRKRTSVMDISRQTGVARNTIYKIKRELGK
- a CDS encoding rhs-associated protein; translation: MSIYDDELIKDLLQSDLKKCFKKIEDPESFINLIEQNFEFSGSQIDWFKTDKHYCKESNNKSLLSDARLFIAELKEKYLNNNIPVMYIGDSLTEFGYQFEIKDIEKILVFFLDIPQHHYFIPLEGDWCLGISYENYLDFGFSLNKS
- a CDS encoding CDI toxin immunity protein, with the translated sequence MSLFDECIEALGEDVDILLERDRELLLRDFERSFPFTEWGRIQWNKVLKHVEVNTFDEIVSFINQNINEYNNVIYVIWDEEILPIIQADLNKVFDVIDDVTAVSFDTWIFSPSTGYVIEIFHDGEVRVGLK
- a CDS encoding ATP-dependent nuclease — its product is MIEEIKLTNFKRFKDTIISFNSGRNMLIGENGVGKSSILMAISCVLSGSYSFIEKLGVHTLFNVEVIEEFMKGDKKYSDLPIVEVELFITNDEINHEINGNKNSTGTEKNGLKMRICPNDDLSELITDSLQKTKIFPFEYYNVEFNTFSDRSYSSFRKYPSFIRYSYMDNTKINSKHAMKEFINRIYESKTDRSLRYKINNEYRDLTDQFSNNLYKESILESSDNLKIKLNTQSENSFQDNISVEKSGIFIENLGQGEKTFINTDFMLANSNEDTNVIIIEEPENHLSYLNMHKLIDRIIAVEDEKQTFIATHSNMIASRLDLKNAVFFSESGITKLDNLTLETAKFFEKAPHNNVLNFILSDRALLVEGDAEYILLNEFYKRIHGKEPYNDSVTILSCGGKTFKRYLELAKILNKKVAVITDNDCDYKKNIHKSYSGYETEKIKIFAEEDNNLYTFEVNLYDSNRSFIEEHLANANMTKGVLSYMLKNKAESAFRLLSLFTNDNPDTNIDKFSIPIYIEDAIKWIVN
- a CDS encoding RHS repeat-associated core domain-containing protein, with amino-acid sequence MKEGSDSYVYAYNQFNQLKTTTKNGKAHASYEYDKRGNQKVETIKKEVDGSWKDVQTTYTYNLANELTKVETKTPGKATSVTKSFYNGDGQRIRRDVDGLIEKYYYYDESLLYSADQDNQKVTENILNRAGLIAASKRFDGVYENNYFFYQYDLRGSVTNIIDSEAKRVKGYEYDDFGNPKEVGDKTFKNDVKFTGAVHDASTGLHYMNARYYSSDTGRFISQDTYKGSPFDPWTQHLYTYTTNNPVNFVDPTGHYHASPDGSKILTRGSKVIPPNKPTPPSNDNGKNKGGSNGPKKNDATKPTTKKSSGKSFWNKVSNVAHQALDVVGYAPGLGQIASGVDAALYAFEGDYKNAAISATGMIPGAKYATGAAKGLKFAAKGMGKGKSYEQARNAALSWLGRKGFKSEKQTLGKFGYTKNKPIGRQTKDGKVGFRIEHDTRSGAHINVWAGKEKGPHYEYDASEKTVKKIQNRF